In a single window of the uncultured Pseudodesulfovibrio sp. genome:
- a CDS encoding BMP family ABC transporter substrate-binding protein: MFRKLMIPAVVALVLAFFAGNALALNPAVIYDLGGKFDKSFNQAAHMGAEKFSQETGIKYRDFEPTNESQYEQALRRFATKGSDLIVVVGFSFASALEKIAPEFPDTRFVIIDMVVTLPNVQSVVFKEHEGSFLVGMIAAMKTQTGKIGFVGGMDVPLIRKFALGYKEGAQYVNKDIKIFENMTGTTPAAWGDPIKAGELARSQFDRGADVVFTAAGGSGMGVLQAAADAKKFSIGVDSNQNYIHPGSVLTSMVKRVDLAVYEAMQDMRNGDWEPGMKVLGLADGGVDYALDKYNEALITPEMKAKVDQAKADIISGKIIVTNYFDIMDR; this comes from the coding sequence ATGTTCCGCAAGCTGATGATACCCGCCGTGGTTGCCTTGGTTCTGGCGTTTTTCGCCGGCAACGCATTGGCCCTCAATCCTGCCGTGATCTACGACCTGGGCGGCAAATTCGACAAGTCGTTCAACCAGGCCGCGCACATGGGCGCAGAGAAATTTTCGCAGGAGACCGGCATCAAGTACCGGGACTTCGAGCCGACCAACGAGTCGCAGTACGAGCAGGCGTTGCGCCGGTTCGCGACCAAGGGCAGCGACCTGATCGTGGTGGTCGGGTTCTCGTTTGCCTCGGCGCTCGAAAAGATCGCCCCGGAGTTCCCGGACACCCGGTTCGTGATCATCGACATGGTCGTGACCCTGCCCAACGTGCAGTCCGTGGTCTTCAAGGAACACGAGGGTTCGTTCCTGGTGGGTATGATCGCGGCCATGAAGACCCAGACCGGCAAGATCGGGTTCGTGGGCGGCATGGATGTGCCGCTGATCCGCAAGTTCGCCCTCGGCTACAAGGAGGGCGCGCAGTATGTGAACAAGGATATCAAGATTTTCGAGAACATGACCGGGACCACTCCGGCGGCCTGGGGCGACCCCATCAAGGCTGGCGAGCTGGCCCGTTCCCAGTTCGATCGGGGCGCGGACGTGGTCTTCACCGCGGCGGGCGGGTCGGGCATGGGCGTGCTGCAGGCCGCGGCCGACGCCAAGAAGTTCTCCATCGGCGTGGACTCCAACCAGAACTACATCCATCCCGGCAGCGTGCTGACCTCCATGGTCAAGCGCGTGGACCTGGCCGTGTACGAGGCCATGCAGGACATGCGCAATGGCGACTGGGAACCCGGCATGAAGGTCCTGGGCCTGGCCGATGGCGGGGTGGACTACGCCCTGGACAAGTACAACGAGGCGCTGATCACCCCGGAGATGAAGGCCAAGGTGGATCAGGCCAAGGCGGACATCATCTCGGGCAAGATCATCGTCACCAACTACTTCGACATCATGGACCGCTAG
- a CDS encoding NAD(P)-dependent oxidoreductase codes for MATVALIGASGNVGTRLLKELTARNHTVTGIARHPEKIVKLDGVTPVKGDVHDKESLSALLKGHDAVISAVRFVDTDPAELIQAVKDSGVKRYLVVGGAGSLEVAPGEKVIDQPDFPEEYKAEASKGVDFLEYIKTVDDLDWTFLSPSAVFGPGARTGNFRLGKDQLLATDAGSSISFEDFAIAMVDELEDPAHTGERFTVGY; via the coding sequence ATGGCAACTGTAGCACTTATAGGCGCATCCGGTAACGTCGGAACCAGACTTTTGAAGGAACTGACTGCCCGCAATCATACTGTGACGGGAATCGCCCGCCATCCTGAAAAAATCGTCAAGCTTGATGGCGTCACCCCGGTAAAGGGCGACGTTCATGACAAGGAGAGTCTCTCTGCCCTGCTGAAGGGACATGACGCCGTGATCAGCGCGGTACGCTTCGTGGACACCGATCCGGCGGAGCTTATCCAGGCCGTGAAGGATTCCGGCGTAAAGCGGTATCTCGTCGTGGGCGGAGCCGGAAGCCTTGAAGTCGCGCCGGGAGAAAAGGTGATCGATCAGCCGGACTTCCCCGAGGAGTACAAGGCAGAGGCGTCGAAGGGCGTTGATTTTCTGGAATACATCAAGACCGTCGACGATCTCGACTGGACCTTCCTGTCTCCGTCGGCCGTGTTCGGCCCTGGTGCGCGGACAGGGAATTTCCGCCTGGGCAAGGATCAGCTGCTGGCCACCGATGCCGGTTCCAGCATCTCTTTCGAGGATTTCGCCATCGCCATGGTGGACGAACTGGAAGACCCCGCCCATACCGGAGAGCGCTTTACCGTCGGGTATTAA
- a CDS encoding helix-turn-helix domain-containing protein: MEDSLPISFVQPCPIRDVLDRIGDQWSLLVLHSLSKGTLRFNELVRNVGDISKQMLSKTLKRLEKDGFVKRTIYPEVPLRVEYELTAIGKSFLKPMAELIHWANANHQEIVLAREHYESAKPIR, from the coding sequence ATGGAAGACAGCCTGCCCATATCTTTTGTCCAGCCCTGCCCCATAAGGGACGTGCTCGATCGCATCGGCGACCAATGGAGCTTGCTCGTGTTGCACTCGTTGTCCAAAGGAACACTGCGCTTCAATGAGCTGGTCCGCAACGTCGGAGACATCTCCAAACAAATGCTGTCCAAGACGCTCAAACGGCTGGAAAAGGATGGTTTCGTCAAACGCACAATCTACCCGGAAGTCCCCTTGCGCGTGGAATACGAATTGACGGCCATCGGCAAATCCTTTCTCAAGCCCATGGCCGAGCTCATCCACTGGGCCAACGCGAATCATCAGGAAATAGTGCTGGCCAGAGAACACTACGAGAGCGCCAAACCGATTCGATAG